gctaagtattacattgcatttaattttttataacttaaatactaatttaatatatgtatcattccgtatgtttaatcacatataaagtctaaatatgcaaccaaaaagtGGATATAACCATTAATGTGGAAGGGGttacataacatattttataagttataatatatataattgagtgttcatgctGATTTAAtgtgattaaaaaaaaatgtctatattgcatatattaattcgcATTATTCAACATCataattgtctattatataaaatttgttaatcAGTGATTATATCGAATAAATCATAACGaaatgtttctttatttgatgaaaattttatttagtaaaacttattatttgtatcatatttattttagtttaaattatattacgccaacataactgtaataatatatattcataaaatatagatgcatggaatatcgatcgagaatcgacaatataacattgtctataaaatattattacgcttctaacattttttaatttttaactgtagttactattctcttgtattttatatttgtattaatagaagtttatttatacgctttaatttatcataaaggtataacattatattaatcactattaatttgtaaactttatagtttttaggtataaataattatattttaaaatagttaaaaaataaaatataagtatataataaaatttaatgttatagtttgccataatacttataaacaacctgatatataaaattaacgttattgttataatatatataatattgtataaatgactaaaactgaaatatgttaaatttgtgaaacatatacaattacatattaatgcaaaatataatggtatttaataattaatttaatttgaattaataatatttttattaggttgttacatatataaaattcacaaatatattgttattgctaaataatatgttataaatactatactttaaaacaatGAAACAAGGAAAAATACTAATTGGATTAAAGTATTCCTCCTGAGtgaattaattatattattgtactatacagtgatataacagtaaacataataatagtaataaaaatagataaacgtattaaatacgaacaaatcattaaatttatttgattcgaatacgttgatatatattattaaacttgtaataagattaaaattatatgcacaaaacatcaaatgaaatattataacactTATTTAAGTAAGATTTAATgctataatattagaattaacactACCAAGAatgttaatattaataattttatagtttttcatcatagaagtaaatatagtttattataaaatataaaagcaaactatatatttgaaaataattctaagtcattattaatgattaattttaatatgtaCATTAATTGAAAGTTTTAAaggtagaaaatataattaaaatatgtagaataagtaaatcttatatggatacatccttgtcttaaaaaaatatacttcccttatctctcccctcaaagtgcaatataccaatctaatacatatatttttctattataatttaaaatttgtatcaATACTAATTTATGtgtcatatatttaatatttaataagtatgattataaaaacaatatgcattaacagtcttatttaagcttataaatacggttttagtgctaattgtcgttttaaaccgtgagaaagatgtgcaaaatatattataaaattatctaataaggtatatttctaaattgaaatatataggaataaaaataaagctACTTAactcattaaaattattttttaatttatatatattaaataaaaacaatattaaaattatttatatgcaattaaaaaagggaacaatgcaacttaattcgaaaataatataattttaattaaacatggtatatagtattagaaacaactatataaatatttaatatatcttaaaaaataactatttatatacttttaaggattatagtaataatagaactttttattttttagatatatacagtatttaagttttagaagggtaatcattaaaacagaaaatataaatatattccttttttatgtTCAAAGatactttaaattatttataaaagtatatacatttttataataaagttataccctatgttagtaagaataaaaatttttgcataaaatgcatcatatctatatttaatcaaaacaGTATTAATCAatcctctatttaaggtaatttagctaattgtcataaaataagtataatatgattttagtaatactactgtattattattttatattaatttaattattgaaaaacttataatatatttaactacaaacagttgttatatatagggttaaagtatttgAGTCACATGTTGGGGTGAGTCTATATAAAACAGAATGATTCTACTAAATTTAGAAATCCAAAATAAGattccattataatgaataagcaagtggtatatacatttgttaataataataatttcctttacatgttttgatattgtattatatttaaatatcattaaactttattttaataaaatgttcaataatatacatttctaataactgtttttaaatgttttcttagtgtgaaaGCTTTCAGAGTGTATGGGATGTTTTCCCCGATACATTGACCAAAACTGATAAATATCATGAATTTAAAGAtggtaattttttaaatagttattgttataaaaatgaatgtaAAGGTGATctcgaaaaaattaatgctggatgtttatttTTGCTTAATAAATTCTTTGGGAGTTCTGGGCTTTCGAATAAggcaaaaaataatataaattttgttgattacattatgatatggttaatttatatgttaagcCTAAAGAGGAATCCAGATAAAAACAGtctaaaacatttttatactaCGTTTATAAAAAGTGATTTCAAGTATAAAAGTACTGTAGACCATGTTAAAGGTTGTAGTAATTTTAAGGATATTATAGAAAATAGACATACTTTAACGAATGATGATATGGATAATAAGATTATATCTGAATTATATaatgcatttaaattattatgtgaaaTGTATACTGATTTTGATGAAAACACGTTAAATTGCAAAAAATGTTCGGAAAAAGCTAATgaatttgttgaaaa
The Plasmodium yoelii strain 17X genome assembly, chromosome: 4 genome window above contains:
- a CDS encoding PIR protein, whose translation is MNKQVCESFQSVWDVFPDTLTKTDKYHEFKDGNFLNSYCYKNECKGDLEKINAGCLFLLNKFFGSSGLSNKAKNNINFVDYIMIWLIYMLSLKRNPDKNSLKHFYTTFIKSDFKYKSTVDHVKGCSNFKDIIENRHTLTNDDMDNKIISELYNAFKLLCEMYTDFDENTLNCKKCSEKANEFVEKYNELNGNSSITNDSSCNKLLCTLSNDYDNFKKKYEDIQSCNSSPLPTIEKSEKCVQSSHLILEQISGDTSSSSIGNKLFTVLSIFGAIAFFLGISYKYSLFGFRKRFKKQQIREKIKNIKKKMNN